One region of Daphnia pulicaria isolate SC F1-1A chromosome 7, SC_F0-13Bv2, whole genome shotgun sequence genomic DNA includes:
- the LOC124348744 gene encoding uncharacterized protein LOC124348744, with protein sequence MADQKTNNGLAISIAQQCTDFRHENQMKLCTLPLENTSNFSEASNIVKRYSFGKPNQLKCNTSKTILVMGATGSGKTTWINAMVNYVLGVQWDNPFRFILVEENLRGGSQANSQTQEVTAYDLHYQDGFRIPFSLTIVDTPGFGDTGGIARDKEITTAIEKLFRDENGIVELNAVGFVVQSALVRLTVSQKYIFNSVLGIFGKDVKENIRFLVTFCDGRKPPVLEAIKEAELPCRIDTKGLPCHQKFNNGAIYVDNQDEEDRMSPIEWKDGLTNFKSFFVGLSEMSISSLQMTKEVLANRHQLEMKLKWMQGVIPQHLTQMEELQKKEEIVRMQNVAIDANQNFEIKVKVAKNVKDPINLYALSCKSCERTCQDHCNASTEIAHCEAFCAITEQCAAFPFWGWFALAAQHLVNATTDPLCKICKCVSSKHEKGQFRWICKDVEETQTLEEMRKKYEKAKGKKMDAEGLVTALKNDVEIQKKNIVESIDIIKEINNCLKRNALRGNPLTTPEYIRMMIDNEKNERKDGFAIRIKSLEELLPLAKMTKDIVENATEFLKDKLRV encoded by the exons ATGGCtgaccaaaaaacaaataatggaCTGGCCATTTCCATCGCACAGCAATGCACCGATTTCAGACACGAGAATCAGATGAAGTTGTGCACATTACCATTGGAAAATACCTCCAACTTTTCAGAGGCATCCAACATAGTCAAGCGATACTCTTTTGGCAAACCCAACCAATTGAAATGTAATACGAGCAAAACGATTTTGGTGATGGGAGCCACGGGGTCGGGAAAAACGACGTGGATCAACGCCATGGTCAATTATGTCCTGGGAGTCCAATGGGACAATCCTTTCCGCTTTATTCTCGTCGAAGAAAATCTCAGAGGAGGCTCACAAGCCAACAGCCAGACTCAAGAAGTCACAGCCTACGACCTCCATTACCAAGATGGATTCCGCATTCCATTTTCGCTGACGATCGTCGACACGCCGGGATTCGGAGACACCGGCGGAATTGCGCGAGACAAGGAAATTACTACGGCCATCGAAAAACTCTTCAGAGACGAAAACGGCATTGTg GAATTGAACGCGGTTGGATTCGTGGTCCAATCCGCACTCGTCCGTTTAACCGTTTCtcaaaaatacattttcaattcGGTTTTGGGAATTTTTGGCAAGGACGTCAAAGAAAATATCCGATTCCTCGTCACCTTTTGCGATGGAAGAAAACCGCCAGTCTTGGAGGCCATCAAAGAAGCCGAGCTTCCTTGTCGGATCGACACGAAGGGGCTGCCATGCCACCAGAAATTCAACAACGGCGCCATTTATGTGGATAACCAAGATGAAGAGGACAGGATGTCACCCATCGAATGGAAAGACGGATTGACGAATTTCAAGTCGTTTTTCGTCGGCTTGTCAGAAATGTCGATTTCATCGCTGCAAATGACCAAAGAAGTCTTGGCAAATAGACACcaattggaaatgaaactcAAGTGGATGCAGGGCGTCATCCCGCAACATTTGACACAAATGGAGGAGTtgcagaagaaagaagaaatcgtcAGGATGCAAAACGTGGCAATCGACGCCAATCAAAACTTTGAGATTAAAGTGAAAGTCGCCAAGAACGTCAAAGACCCAATCAATTTGTACGCGCTGAGCTGCAAAAGTTGCGAGAGGACTTGCCAGGACCACTGCAACGCCAGTACTGAAATCGCTCATTGTGAAGCCTTCTGTGCAATTACGGAACAGTGCGCTGCCTTTCCGTTTTGGGGTTGGTTCGCGCTTGCTGCTCAACATCTGGTAAATGCGACCACCGATCCGTTATGCAAAATCTGCAAGTGCGTGAGCTCAAAGCACGAAAAAGGACAATTCCGCTGGATCTGCAAAGACGTGGAGGAGACTCAGACGCTGGAGGAGATGcggaaaaaatacgaaaaggcCAAAGGAAAGAAGATGGACGCCGAAGGGCTGGTGACAGCCCTAAAAAACGATGTCGAGATCCAGAAAAAGAACATCGTTGAAAGCATTGACataatcaaagaaattaaCAATTGTCTGAAAAGGAACGCGCTGCGCGGCAATCCCCTCACGACTCCCGAGTACATCAGGATGATGATCGATAATGAGAAGAACGAACGTAAAGACGGTTTTGCAATTAGAATCAAGAGCTTGGAGGAACTGTTACCGCTGGCCAAGATGACCAAAGACATAGTGGAAAATGCAACCGAATTTCTTAAGGATAAGTTGAGAGTCTGA